From Actinosynnema mirum DSM 43827, a single genomic window includes:
- a CDS encoding glycoside hydrolase family 2 — MRRVVVATVVALSLLTPATARARPADPVDALAYLEDPRMTGENQEPPHPDLKPEQRLSLNGEWRIRMFDKPEDVRETADGWRTVSVPHTWQTDFLDHPVFRNIPTEMYPDAPPSVPRDVNPTGVYEKEFDLPPEWDRTLLRFEGVTSGYFVWVNGEYVGYDQGGYTPAEFDVTSRLKPGRNAVRVQVHRWGSGSHLEDFDQWRFSGIFREVWLYSTPRTYLADVTIRTDLDADYRDATLSADVVLGGPAEGHSVRTRLFDPSGTEVPVVDGRVSNPLKWTDETPNVHELRVELLRDGQVVQTGRQPVGFREIEIVDRQLKVNGKRVLFRGVNRAETSVRGSRHVTREEQEEDVRLMKRFNVNAVRTSHYPSDPHFYELADRAGLMIADEVDTETHHHDNCPTDCLAERPEWQDAFLDRFTGMMQRDKNHPSVVMWDTGNEAGLGRAHHAMAELARARDTRPLYHQPNVPDGDAPFADVAGPRYPSPSSLEAKARTTTKPIIMGEYAHAMGNSLGNFKEFWDVVRAYPQVQGGFIWDWAEQNIALPLHTTPDDANGILAWLSGKPSRVDGPHGKALHLSGLDDFVEVYRDRRFDEVRDGLTLDAWVKPDAWTGDFTVIAKGDHQYALKMSDAATLEFFVHSGTWRTVRARVPADWTGNWHRVTGTFDGAALRLLIDGEQVAETAFTGTVDPSHWPVNIGRNPETMQENVRTRMAHGAIDQVRIYHRALTGSELAADPKGSAVLALDFETVEDEGRQQSYGAGTGGVDGLVWADRRPQPETTELMAVHSPIRFSFADNRLTVVSERQFTGTDDLELRWEVRDNGRVVDDHRGPLVPGVVELPDRSAVTERLLTVRATDRAGDDVGIAQFPLGGERIAGLHTGLRSGSTTTTQDENEVVVSGQGFRYAISKRTGTLTSMRVRGDELLTAGPKLDAWRAPLSNEFMSEDGSWYRNGLDRLTTTPSSVEVGRDSVDAVVTVKSTAQAVAGSSFGQTFTYRITGDGEIHVGHRVAAQGAMRDLSYLPGIGFTLKVPERYRQFTWYGRGPGENYDDRKSGDPIGLYKSTVDGQFHDYYKPQDFGNHADTRWATLSDGRSGLLVAGDLDVRVSRHDDLDRAAYPFALKQNDGWTTLHAAHRVTGVGETFHEPLQPYQVEAGTEYAYSVLLRPLTPAEAATGELGGQVDCVPAVELNAPDTALEPGGRVTAELVVTEPCASPARARVGVPDGWTATPASVDLSGGSARVVITREGGPTGTRPVFVDVVAGKGTTTLSRDFTAVPSAPRGEARVSALEFLDERNGWGPIERDRSNGEDVGGDGNPIRLRGTGFDAGVGVHADSEFRVHTGGRCSRLTAVVGVDDETGGTGSVRFEVLADGRQVHLSPVLTGRSAAEAISVDTSGARVLSFRVTDGGDGNAHDHADWANPVLSCG, encoded by the coding sequence ATGCGTCGTGTCGTCGTAGCCACGGTGGTAGCGCTCTCACTCCTGACGCCCGCGACCGCGCGGGCCCGACCGGCCGACCCCGTGGACGCGCTCGCGTACCTGGAGGACCCCCGGATGACCGGGGAGAACCAGGAGCCGCCGCACCCGGACCTGAAGCCCGAGCAGCGGCTCAGCCTGAACGGCGAGTGGCGGATCAGGATGTTCGACAAGCCGGAGGACGTGCGCGAGACGGCGGACGGCTGGCGCACGGTCTCGGTGCCGCACACCTGGCAGACCGACTTCCTGGACCACCCGGTGTTCCGCAACATCCCGACGGAGATGTACCCGGACGCCCCGCCGTCCGTGCCGCGCGACGTGAACCCGACCGGCGTGTACGAGAAGGAGTTCGACCTCCCGCCGGAGTGGGACCGCACGCTGCTCCGGTTCGAGGGGGTGACCAGCGGCTACTTCGTGTGGGTCAACGGGGAGTACGTCGGGTACGACCAGGGCGGGTACACGCCCGCCGAGTTCGACGTGACCAGCAGGCTCAAGCCGGGGCGCAACGCGGTCCGGGTGCAGGTGCACCGCTGGGGTTCCGGGTCGCACCTGGAGGACTTCGACCAGTGGCGGTTCTCCGGGATCTTCCGCGAGGTGTGGCTGTACTCCACGCCGAGGACCTACCTGGCGGACGTGACGATCAGGACCGACCTGGACGCGGACTACCGGGACGCGACGCTCAGCGCGGACGTGGTGCTCGGCGGTCCGGCCGAGGGGCACTCGGTGCGGACCAGGCTGTTCGACCCGAGCGGGACCGAGGTGCCGGTCGTGGACGGGCGGGTGTCGAACCCGTTGAAGTGGACCGACGAGACGCCGAACGTCCACGAGCTGCGCGTTGAGCTGCTGCGGGACGGGCAGGTGGTCCAGACCGGCAGGCAGCCCGTGGGGTTCCGGGAGATCGAGATCGTGGACCGGCAGCTCAAGGTCAACGGGAAGCGGGTGCTGTTCCGGGGGGTCAACCGGGCCGAGACGAGCGTGCGCGGCAGCCGTCACGTCACCCGCGAGGAGCAGGAGGAGGACGTGCGGTTGATGAAGCGGTTCAACGTCAACGCGGTGCGGACCTCCCACTACCCCAGCGATCCGCACTTCTACGAGCTGGCCGACCGCGCCGGGCTGATGATCGCCGACGAGGTCGACACCGAGACGCACCACCACGACAACTGCCCCACCGACTGCCTGGCCGAGCGCCCGGAGTGGCAGGACGCGTTCCTCGACCGGTTCACCGGCATGATGCAGCGGGACAAGAACCACCCGAGCGTCGTCATGTGGGACACCGGGAACGAGGCCGGGCTCGGCAGGGCGCACCACGCGATGGCCGAGCTGGCGCGGGCCCGCGACACCCGGCCGCTCTACCACCAGCCGAACGTGCCGGACGGCGACGCGCCGTTCGCGGACGTGGCGGGGCCGCGCTACCCGTCGCCGTCGAGCCTGGAGGCGAAGGCGCGCACGACGACCAAGCCGATCATCATGGGCGAGTACGCGCACGCGATGGGCAACAGCCTGGGCAACTTCAAGGAGTTCTGGGACGTCGTGCGCGCCTACCCGCAGGTGCAGGGCGGCTTCATCTGGGACTGGGCCGAGCAGAACATCGCCCTGCCCCTCCACACCACCCCGGACGACGCGAACGGCATCCTGGCGTGGCTGTCCGGCAAACCGTCCCGAGTGGACGGACCGCACGGGAAGGCGTTGCACCTGAGCGGGTTGGACGACTTCGTCGAGGTCTACCGGGACCGGAGGTTCGACGAGGTGCGGGACGGGCTCACCCTGGACGCCTGGGTCAAGCCGGACGCGTGGACCGGCGACTTCACGGTCATCGCCAAGGGCGATCACCAGTACGCGCTGAAGATGTCCGACGCCGCCACGCTGGAGTTCTTCGTGCACAGCGGGACCTGGCGCACCGTCCGGGCGAGGGTGCCCGCCGACTGGACCGGGAACTGGCACCGCGTCACCGGCACGTTCGACGGCGCGGCGCTGCGGTTGCTGATCGACGGTGAGCAGGTCGCGGAGACCGCCTTCACCGGGACGGTCGACCCGTCGCACTGGCCGGTGAACATCGGGCGCAACCCCGAGACCATGCAGGAGAACGTGCGCACCCGGATGGCGCACGGCGCGATCGACCAGGTGCGGATCTACCACCGGGCGCTGACCGGGTCCGAGCTGGCGGCCGACCCCAAGGGCTCGGCGGTGCTGGCGCTGGACTTCGAGACCGTGGAGGACGAGGGGCGGCAGCAATCCTACGGCGCGGGCACCGGCGGCGTGGACGGGCTGGTGTGGGCGGACCGCAGGCCGCAGCCGGAGACCACCGAGCTGATGGCGGTGCACTCCCCCATCCGGTTCTCGTTCGCGGACAACCGGTTGACGGTCGTGAGCGAGCGGCAGTTCACCGGCACCGACGACCTGGAGCTGCGCTGGGAGGTCAGGGACAACGGGCGCGTGGTGGACGACCACCGGGGCCCGCTCGTGCCGGGCGTGGTCGAACTGCCGGACCGGTCGGCGGTCACCGAGCGCCTGCTGACCGTGCGCGCGACCGACCGGGCGGGCGATGACGTCGGCATCGCCCAGTTCCCGCTCGGCGGCGAGCGGATCGCCGGGCTGCACACGGGCCTCCGGTCCGGCAGCACCACCACGACGCAGGACGAGAACGAGGTCGTGGTGTCCGGCCAGGGCTTCCGCTACGCGATCAGCAAGAGGACCGGGACGCTCACGTCGATGCGCGTGCGCGGGGACGAGCTGCTCACCGCCGGTCCGAAGCTGGACGCGTGGCGCGCGCCGCTGTCCAACGAGTTCATGAGCGAGGACGGCTCCTGGTACCGCAACGGCCTCGACCGGTTGACCACCACGCCGTCGAGCGTGGAGGTGGGCCGGGACTCGGTGGACGCGGTCGTCACCGTGAAGTCGACCGCGCAGGCGGTGGCGGGGTCGTCGTTCGGGCAGACCTTCACCTACCGGATCACCGGCGACGGCGAGATCCACGTCGGGCACCGGGTCGCCGCGCAGGGCGCGATGCGGGACCTGAGCTACCTGCCGGGCATCGGTTTCACGCTGAAGGTTCCGGAGCGGTACCGGCAGTTCACCTGGTACGGGCGCGGGCCGGGCGAGAACTACGACGACCGCAAGTCCGGCGACCCGATCGGCCTGTACAAGTCCACTGTGGACGGGCAGTTCCACGACTACTACAAGCCGCAGGACTTCGGGAACCACGCGGACACCCGGTGGGCGACGCTGTCCGACGGGCGCTCCGGCCTGCTGGTGGCGGGCGACCTGGACGTGCGGGTGTCGCGGCACGACGACCTGGACCGGGCCGCCTACCCGTTCGCGCTCAAGCAGAACGACGGCTGGACCACGCTGCACGCCGCGCACCGGGTCACCGGTGTGGGCGAGACGTTCCACGAGCCGCTCCAGCCGTACCAGGTCGAGGCCGGGACCGAGTACGCGTACTCGGTGCTGCTGCGCCCGCTCACCCCGGCCGAGGCGGCCACGGGCGAGCTGGGCGGCCAGGTGGACTGCGTGCCCGCCGTCGAGCTGAACGCCCCCGACACCGCGCTGGAGCCGGGCGGGCGGGTGACGGCAGAGCTGGTGGTCACCGAGCCGTGCGCCTCGCCCGCGCGGGCCAGGGTGGGCGTGCCGGACGGCTGGACGGCGACGCCCGCGTCGGTGGACCTGTCCGGCGGGTCGGCGCGGGTGGTGATCACCCGCGAGGGCGGGCCGACCGGGACCAGGCCGGTGTTCGTGGACGTGGTGGCGGGCAAGGGGACCACGACGCTGAGCCGGGACTTCACCGCCGTGCCGAGCGCGCCGCGCGGTGAGGCTCGGGTGTCCGCGCTGGAGTTCCTGGACGAGCGCAACGGGTGGGGGCCGATCGAGCGCGACCGCAGCAACGGTGAGGACGTCGGCGGTGACGGCAACCCGATCCGCTTGCGGGGCACCGGGTTCGACGCGGGCGTCGGGGTGCACGCGGACTCGGAGTTCCGGGTGCACACCGGCGGGCGGTGCTCCCGGTTGACGGCCGTGGTCGGGGTGGACGACGAGACCGGCGGCACGGGCAGCGTCCGGTTCGAGGTGCTCGCGGACGGGCGGCAGGTGCACCTGAGCCCGGTGCTGACCGGGCGGAGCGCGGCCGAGGCGATCAGCGTCGACACCTCCGGGGCGCGGGTGCTCTCGTTCCGGGTGACCGACGGCGGTGACGGCAACGCGCACGACCACGCCGACTGGGCGAACCCGGTGCTGAGCTGCGGGTGA
- a CDS encoding DUF2690 domain-containing protein: MRTTGKIAALLGTTAALLALTTGAAAAGPEHHNTDPLGTGCASGASTIRSGSVGGIGYEIRYSAACGTNWVRVPALSGTVYMLIRSDWGGSAVGGYQTGSGGSHWTPQVYAPGSTCVTFWVQRIGSGDPATGNVRLC, from the coding sequence ATGCGCACCACCGGGAAGATCGCGGCACTGCTCGGAACCACCGCCGCACTGCTCGCGCTGACCACCGGCGCCGCCGCCGCCGGACCCGAGCACCACAACACCGACCCGCTCGGCACCGGCTGCGCCTCGGGCGCGAGCACCATCCGCTCGGGCTCGGTCGGCGGCATCGGCTACGAGATCCGCTACTCGGCGGCCTGCGGCACCAACTGGGTCCGCGTCCCCGCCCTCAGCGGCACGGTCTACATGCTGATCCGCTCCGACTGGGGCGGCTCGGCCGTGGGCGGCTACCAGACCGGCAGCGGCGGCTCGCACTGGACGCCGCAGGTCTACGCGCCCGGCAGCACCTGCGTCACCTTCTGGGTGCAGCGGATCGGCAGCGGCGACCCGGCCACCGGCAACGTCCGCCTCTGCTGA
- a CDS encoding response regulator transcription factor — protein sequence MSELPPRMGPATTAILREAHHKILAMGDDRFAVYEQVVRTLAKVAHVDSSYIGLLHGHKVRYVYGTEDQRFDDPVLHAYGPTGPVAWLLRHRQTYRHRYDGGAVLRAGTSFGDVTRRSADVVTAPMLRPERGAPDSVIGMVSLHSYTPDVYDDEAVRACEWLTGVLARVLVRQDEDRAALADLAGPGPDVADALTSHRVVEYLSGRVGGIRRTALDALEDPAADLRAALDEVRERCERVQYELIDLTARADTGPAARFAALTPTERTAALLLARGLGNREMAAELGLSVHTVKTHVKHVLAKYGMADREQVAADVRRHVQ from the coding sequence ATGTCCGAGCTGCCGCCGAGGATGGGGCCCGCCACGACCGCGATCCTGCGCGAGGCCCACCACAAGATCCTCGCCATGGGCGACGACCGGTTCGCCGTCTACGAGCAGGTCGTGCGCACCCTCGCCAAGGTCGCCCACGTCGACTCCTCCTACATCGGCCTCCTGCACGGCCACAAGGTCCGCTACGTCTACGGCACCGAGGACCAGCGGTTCGACGACCCCGTGCTGCACGCCTACGGCCCCACCGGGCCCGTCGCCTGGCTGCTGCGCCACCGCCAGACCTACCGGCACCGCTACGACGGCGGGGCCGTGCTGCGCGCGGGCACCTCGTTCGGCGACGTCACCCGCCGCTCCGCCGACGTCGTCACCGCGCCGATGCTGCGCCCCGAGCGCGGCGCCCCGGACTCGGTCATCGGCATGGTGTCCCTGCACAGCTACACCCCGGACGTCTACGACGACGAGGCGGTGCGCGCCTGCGAGTGGCTGACCGGCGTGCTGGCGCGGGTCCTGGTGCGCCAGGACGAGGACCGCGCCGCCCTCGCGGACCTGGCCGGACCGGGACCGGACGTGGCGGACGCGCTCACCTCGCACCGGGTCGTCGAGTACCTGTCCGGGCGGGTCGGCGGCATCCGGCGGACCGCGCTCGACGCCCTGGAGGACCCGGCCGCCGACCTCCGCGCCGCGCTGGACGAGGTCAGGGAGCGCTGCGAGCGCGTCCAGTACGAGCTGATCGACCTCACCGCCCGCGCCGACACCGGCCCCGCCGCCCGGTTCGCCGCGCTCACCCCGACCGAGCGCACGGCCGCGCTGCTCCTCGCGCGCGGCCTGGGCAACCGGGAGATGGCCGCCGAGCTGGGGCTGAGCGTGCACACCGTCAAGACGCACGTGAAGCACGTCCTCGCCAAGTACGGCATGGCCGACCGGGAGCAGGTGGCCGCGGACGTGCGGCGGCACGTGCAGTGA
- a CDS encoding NADP-dependent oxidoreductase codes for MKAVRFHQYGAPEVLVLEDVELPTPGAGEVRIKVAGTSFNPVDGNIRAGFMQGPIPVALPHTPGLDVAGTVDALGEGVTNVRVGDAVVAFLSMTGVGASAEHVVTAAEALAPAPTSIPLADAAALPVVGLTAWQALFDHGGLVAGQRVLVNGAGGSVGGHAIQLAKAAGAHVVATASPRTADRVRAAGADEVVDHTSTALADAVTERVHLVLNLAPVAPEQLAALTDLVHDGGIVVNTTVWMPAPTDEARGVRGVNLFVRSDAAQLAELGERVDRGELRVDVARRVPLAELPSVHAESTTLPGKVVVLV; via the coding sequence ATGAAGGCAGTGCGCTTCCACCAGTACGGCGCCCCCGAGGTCCTGGTCCTGGAGGACGTCGAGCTCCCCACCCCCGGCGCCGGCGAGGTCCGGATCAAGGTCGCGGGCACCTCGTTCAACCCGGTCGACGGCAACATCCGCGCCGGGTTCATGCAGGGCCCGATCCCGGTGGCCCTCCCGCACACCCCCGGCCTCGACGTCGCGGGCACCGTCGACGCGCTCGGCGAGGGCGTCACGAACGTCCGGGTCGGCGACGCGGTCGTGGCCTTCCTGTCCATGACCGGCGTCGGAGCCTCCGCCGAGCACGTCGTCACCGCCGCCGAGGCGCTCGCCCCCGCCCCGACCTCCATCCCGCTGGCCGACGCCGCCGCCCTCCCGGTGGTGGGCCTGACCGCGTGGCAGGCCCTGTTCGACCACGGCGGCCTGGTCGCCGGTCAGCGCGTGCTGGTCAACGGCGCGGGCGGCTCGGTCGGCGGCCACGCGATCCAGCTCGCCAAGGCCGCGGGCGCCCACGTCGTCGCCACCGCCAGCCCCCGCACCGCCGACCGCGTGCGGGCCGCGGGCGCCGACGAGGTCGTCGACCACACCAGCACCGCGCTCGCCGACGCGGTCACCGAGCGCGTCCACCTCGTGCTCAACCTCGCCCCGGTCGCCCCGGAGCAGCTCGCCGCCCTGACCGACCTGGTCCACGACGGCGGGATCGTCGTGAACACCACGGTCTGGATGCCCGCCCCGACCGACGAGGCGCGCGGCGTGCGCGGCGTGAACCTGTTCGTCCGCAGCGACGCCGCCCAGCTGGCCGAGCTGGGCGAGCGCGTCGACCGCGGCGAGCTGCGCGTCGACGTCGCCCGCCGCGTCCCGCTGGCCGAGCTGCCCTCGGTGCACGCCGAGTCCACCACCCTGCCCGGCAAGGTCGTGGTCCTGGTGTGA
- a CDS encoding MarR family winged helix-turn-helix transcriptional regulator, with protein sequence MADTPPSLDPVQLGAYFDLIEVTSLLRHAVEQQLREAGDLSYVQFQLLARLGDSPTGSHRMTDLADGVVYSRSGLTYQAGLLEKAGLVTRAPSPDDERGVTVTITDAGRALLGQVLPGHVEVVGGLLFEPLSREDVTALADLLAPVRDHMRAVPPRSAAPRKRKG encoded by the coding sequence ATGGCCGACACCCCGCCGTCGCTCGACCCCGTGCAGCTCGGCGCCTACTTCGACCTCATCGAGGTGACCAGCCTGCTGCGGCACGCCGTGGAGCAGCAGCTGCGCGAGGCGGGCGACCTGAGCTACGTGCAGTTCCAGCTGCTCGCCCGGCTCGGCGACTCGCCCACCGGCAGCCACCGCATGACCGACCTCGCCGACGGCGTCGTCTACAGCCGCAGCGGGCTCACCTACCAGGCCGGGCTGCTGGAGAAGGCCGGGCTGGTCACCCGCGCCCCGTCCCCGGACGACGAGCGCGGCGTCACCGTGACCATCACCGACGCCGGACGGGCGCTGCTGGGACAGGTGCTGCCCGGCCACGTGGAGGTGGTCGGCGGGCTGCTGTTCGAGCCGCTCTCCCGCGAGGACGTCACCGCGCTGGCCGATCTGCTCGCCCCGGTCCGCGACCACATGCGCGCGGTGCCGCCCCGCTCGGCCGCGCCGCGCAAGCGCAAGGGCTGA
- a CDS encoding APC family permease, translated as MTPPRLTRRLGLGGATLTGLGAVLGAGVFAAFAPAARAAGTWLLLGLAIAAATACCNAASSARLAARRPVSGGAYVHGSERLGPFWGHLAGWGFVVGKTASCAAMALTAAAYALPDAGRGARTALAVAAVLAVTALTCSGVRRSLAATAVIVPVVLLVLALVVAAAASAPLPSAPLPSAPLPSAPHPSAPRSSATWTSDVGPLDVLESAGLLFFAFAGYARVTTLGEEVRDPARIIPRAVGASLVIALLVYAVVAVALLGALGPAGLASAADPLAAAASGWPWLTPLVRAGAALAALGSLLALVLGVSRTALAMARDGHLPRALAAVHPRHGVPHHAGIAVGVVVAVLVSTVDLRGAIGFSSFAVLVYYAIANASAWTLGGSRPVRAVAAIGLVGCLLPALALPVGSVVAGAAVLAVGALVRWWRQGVGADKQDQARTSAG; from the coding sequence ATGACCCCACCGCGACTGACCCGCCGCCTCGGCCTGGGCGGCGCGACGCTCACCGGGCTGGGCGCGGTGCTCGGCGCGGGCGTGTTCGCGGCCTTCGCGCCCGCCGCCCGCGCCGCCGGGACCTGGCTGCTCCTCGGCCTGGCGATCGCCGCCGCCACCGCCTGCTGCAACGCCGCGTCGTCGGCGCGCCTGGCCGCCCGGCGCCCGGTGTCCGGCGGCGCCTACGTCCACGGGAGCGAGCGGCTCGGGCCGTTCTGGGGGCACCTGGCGGGGTGGGGGTTCGTGGTGGGCAAGACGGCGTCGTGCGCGGCGATGGCGCTGACCGCCGCGGCCTACGCGCTGCCCGACGCCGGGCGGGGCGCCCGCACCGCGCTCGCCGTGGCGGCCGTGCTGGCGGTGACCGCGCTGACCTGCTCGGGTGTGCGCAGGTCGCTGGCGGCCACGGCGGTGATCGTGCCGGTGGTGCTGCTCGTGCTGGCGCTGGTGGTCGCCGCCGCCGCGTCCGCGCCCCTCCCGTCCGCGCCCCTCCCGTCCGCGCCCCTCCCGTCCGCGCCCCACCCGTCGGCGCCCCGCTCATCGGCGACCTGGACCTCGGACGTCGGCCCCCTGGACGTGCTGGAGTCGGCCGGGTTGCTGTTCTTCGCGTTCGCCGGGTACGCGCGCGTCACCACGCTCGGCGAGGAGGTGCGCGACCCGGCCCGCATCATCCCGCGCGCGGTCGGCGCGTCGCTGGTGATCGCGCTGCTGGTGTACGCGGTGGTCGCGGTGGCCCTGCTGGGCGCGCTCGGACCGGCCGGGCTGGCCTCGGCGGCGGACCCGCTGGCCGCCGCCGCGTCCGGGTGGCCGTGGCTGACGCCGCTGGTGCGGGCGGGCGCGGCGCTGGCCGCGCTGGGGTCGTTGCTGGCGCTGGTGCTCGGCGTGTCCCGCACCGCGCTGGCCATGGCGCGCGACGGCCACCTGCCGCGCGCGCTGGCCGCCGTGCACCCGCGCCACGGGGTTCCGCACCACGCCGGGATCGCCGTGGGCGTGGTGGTCGCGGTCCTGGTGTCCACTGTGGACCTGCGCGGGGCGATCGGGTTCTCCTCCTTCGCGGTGCTGGTGTACTACGCGATCGCCAACGCGTCGGCGTGGACGCTGGGCGGCAGCCGACCGGTCCGCGCGGTGGCCGCGATCGGGCTGGTCGGCTGCCTGCTGCCTGCGCTGGCGCTCCCGGTCGGCTCGGTGGTCGCGGGCGCGGCGGTGCTGGCGGTGGGAGCGCTGGTGCGGTGGTGGCGTCAGGGGGTCGGCGCCGACAAGCAGGACCAGGCCCGCACAAGCGCGGGCTAG
- a CDS encoding alpha/beta fold hydrolase, with protein MTVVDPPAPRDFPELLVDLGEVVLNHAEAGSPDRPALVPVPEQGGSWWSYERVMPLPARDFHVFAVDLRGRGRSTRTPRRYSLDDFGNDLVRFLALVVRRPAVVAGNSSGGVLAAWSSAYAMPGQVRAVLLEDPPLFSSELTPVCGPGVRQAAGPLFELLSTHLGDQWGGGRPGRVHGGVPRLGLAAAAAVRVARRAAATDARGRPGAARGRPAGVGGAARRGRGGRERTGTTTVLSGLTGSRTSGTGRCRKPFRLRQWWAGGARGPPPPRQIRADVRTR; from the coding sequence GTGACCGTCGTCGATCCCCCCGCGCCGCGCGACTTCCCCGAACTGCTGGTCGACCTCGGCGAGGTCGTCCTGAACCACGCCGAGGCCGGGTCGCCGGACCGGCCCGCGCTGGTGCCCGTCCCCGAGCAGGGCGGGTCGTGGTGGTCCTACGAGCGCGTCATGCCGCTGCCGGCGCGGGACTTCCACGTGTTCGCCGTCGACCTGCGCGGGCGGGGGCGCAGCACGCGGACGCCGCGCCGGTACAGCCTGGACGACTTCGGCAACGACCTGGTCCGGTTCCTGGCGCTGGTGGTGCGCCGCCCGGCGGTCGTCGCCGGGAACTCGTCCGGCGGCGTGCTGGCCGCCTGGTCGTCCGCGTACGCGATGCCCGGCCAGGTGCGGGCGGTGCTGCTGGAGGACCCGCCGCTGTTCTCGTCCGAGCTGACCCCGGTCTGCGGTCCGGGCGTGCGGCAGGCGGCCGGGCCGCTGTTCGAGCTGCTCAGCACGCACCTGGGCGACCAGTGGGGGGGTGGGCGACCGGGCCGGGTTCACGGCGGCGTGCCGCGCCTCGGACTTGCCGCAGCTGCGGCAGTTCGGGTCGCTCGCCGAGCCGCCGCGACAGATGCGCGAGGACGACCCGGAGCGGCACGCGGGCGTCCTGCTGGAGTGGGCGGCGCGGCTCGACGCGGAAGGGGCGGGCGCGAGCGCACCGGGACCACGACCGTCCTCAGTGGACTGACCGGTTCGAGGACTTCCGGCACCGGCCGTTGCCGAAAACCTTTTCGGCTGCGACAGTGGTGGGCAGGGGGAGCACGGGGACCGCCGCCGCCAAGGCAGATCCGAGCGGATGTGAGGACGCGATGA
- a CDS encoding glycosyltransferase family 4 protein, whose protein sequence is MRVTFVLPVFSRLPSGGFRVVYEHANRLTRRGHEVTVVHERWREGLHRPVKHWYEIARDRWHSARPGGLTRWLRWMRVDPAVRMSMVDELTPDALPDADVTVATYWTTARLLLSAQPRHGRPAHLVQGYEVWGVPDPGEVDAVLRSALPKVVVSEHLAGKLRGLGVPDERISLARNGLDHEAYRPPDPDPPRGASVSVLLGTGPQKGSSAAISALRAVRERCPELRVHAFGPERRHPELPAWARYSRARNGPEQASRAYRSSAVHLCSSVHEGWGLPVAEAMACGTAVVSTRNGGVEDFCAHERDALLVDVGDADAMAEAVLALIRDEGLRSRLVDAGRRTAAGMDWERSAEAFLAALRKIRSS, encoded by the coding sequence ATGCGGGTCACGTTCGTCCTCCCGGTGTTCTCCCGGCTGCCGAGCGGCGGTTTCCGCGTGGTCTACGAGCACGCGAACCGGCTCACCCGCCGGGGCCACGAGGTGACCGTGGTGCACGAGCGGTGGCGCGAGGGGCTGCACCGCCCGGTCAAGCACTGGTACGAGATCGCGCGGGACCGCTGGCACAGCGCGAGACCCGGCGGGCTGACCCGGTGGCTGCGCTGGATGCGGGTGGACCCAGCCGTGCGGATGAGCATGGTCGACGAGCTGACCCCCGACGCGCTGCCCGACGCGGACGTCACCGTGGCCACCTACTGGACCACCGCGCGGCTGCTCCTGTCGGCGCAGCCCCGGCACGGCCGTCCCGCGCACCTGGTGCAGGGCTACGAGGTCTGGGGCGTGCCGGACCCCGGCGAGGTGGACGCGGTGCTGCGCTCGGCGCTGCCGAAGGTCGTGGTGTCCGAGCACCTGGCCGGGAAGCTGCGCGGTCTCGGCGTGCCGGACGAGCGGATCTCGTTGGCGCGCAACGGCTTGGACCACGAGGCGTACCGCCCGCCGGACCCGGACCCGCCGAGGGGCGCGAGCGTGAGCGTCCTGCTCGGCACCGGCCCGCAGAAGGGCTCGTCCGCCGCGATCTCCGCGCTGCGGGCGGTGCGCGAGCGGTGCCCGGAGCTGCGGGTGCACGCGTTCGGCCCCGAGCGCAGGCACCCCGAGCTGCCCGCGTGGGCGCGCTACTCCCGCGCCCGCAACGGTCCCGAGCAGGCCAGCCGCGCCTACCGGTCCAGCGCGGTGCACCTGTGCTCGTCGGTGCACGAGGGCTGGGGGCTGCCGGTCGCGGAGGCGATGGCCTGCGGCACGGCGGTGGTGAGCACCCGCAACGGCGGGGTGGAGGACTTCTGCGCGCACGAGCGCGACGCGCTGCTGGTGGACGTCGGCGACGCGGACGCCATGGCCGAGGCGGTGCTGGCCCTGATCCGCGACGAGGGGTTGCGGTCCCGGCTGGTCGACGCGGGCAGGCGCACCGCGGCGGGCATGGACTGGGAGCGGTCGGCGGAGGCGTTCCTCGCCGCGCTGCGGAAGATCCGAAGCAGCTGA